In Halobacteriovorax marinus SJ, the following proteins share a genomic window:
- a CDS encoding NAD(P)H-dependent oxidoreductase, which produces MRNILVIQGHTDSSSLTHSLSLSYIEARKKSGDKVNVVDLSVLDFNPILEMGYKEIMPLEDSLLECQSLIKEADHITIFYPTWWGTLPAKLKGFFDRVLLPGFAFKFEEGKTLPTKLLKGKTASIITTLDTPPWYYRYFQGNLGVRTLKNLILSFCGIKTKKIIYIGPVIKSSEEKRSAWIEKMKKLDS; this is translated from the coding sequence ATGAGAAATATATTAGTGATACAAGGACATACAGATAGCTCTTCTTTAACTCACTCTCTTTCGCTTTCTTACATAGAGGCCCGTAAAAAGAGTGGTGATAAAGTGAATGTTGTAGACTTATCAGTATTAGACTTTAATCCTATCTTAGAGATGGGATACAAAGAAATAATGCCTTTAGAGGATTCTCTGCTTGAGTGTCAAAGTCTTATTAAGGAAGCTGATCACATCACTATTTTTTATCCAACTTGGTGGGGAACTCTTCCCGCAAAATTAAAAGGTTTCTTTGATAGAGTATTACTTCCTGGCTTTGCTTTTAAATTTGAAGAAGGAAAGACTCTTCCGACGAAGTTATTAAAGGGAAAAACAGCCTCAATAATTACGACTCTAGACACTCCCCCTTGGTATTATAGGTACTTTCAAGGAAATTTAGGAGTGAGAACATTGAAGAACCTGATTCTAAGTTTCTGTGGAATCAAGACAAAGAAGATTATCTATATTGGCCCCGTTATAAAATCTAGCGAAGAAAAAAGAAGTGCTTGGATAGAAAAAATGAAGAAACTAGATTCTTAG
- a CDS encoding TetR/AcrR family transcriptional regulator: MNKRKLDTYHHGDLRSDIIEKSSSIIAKNGSLDFSIRDISKLCGVSPAAIYRHFKTRNEIVVTIALEGIKILKNNFEEIRLSKNPSLIKLGMAYISFAKEYEGFFRAMNFRQIAEMKEYTEVETISEQLISYIFEFVAKGTPTNKVKMNTQTLIAYVHGASFLSIDGCINLKEKEIEKSLKAILN; encoded by the coding sequence ATGAACAAAAGAAAATTAGATACTTATCATCACGGAGACCTAAGAAGTGACATTATTGAAAAGTCTAGCTCTATTATTGCTAAGAATGGCTCTCTAGATTTCTCTATTCGAGATATAAGTAAATTATGTGGTGTATCACCTGCTGCGATTTACAGACATTTTAAAACAAGAAATGAAATCGTGGTGACTATTGCACTTGAAGGTATAAAAATTCTAAAAAATAATTTTGAAGAAATACGTCTCTCCAAGAATCCTAGTCTCATAAAGTTAGGTATGGCCTATATTTCTTTTGCAAAAGAGTATGAAGGTTTCTTTAGAGCAATGAACTTTAGACAGATCGCAGAGATGAAAGAATATACTGAAGTTGAGACAATCTCTGAACAATTAATATCTTATATTTTTGAATTTGTAGCAAAAGGAACTCCCACAAATAAGGTTAAGATGAATACTCAAACATTAATTGCCTACGTACATGGAGCCTCATTTCTAAGTATTGATGGATGTATTAATCTCAAAGAAAAAGAAATTGAGAAGTCTCTAAAGGCCATTCTTAACTAA
- a CDS encoding S66 peptidase family protein: MKIIKPYKLEKGDTIGIFTPSSPAYKANEELFVNGVKNIEALGFKVKLGSLTQNRSSQGYRSGTPRERANEFMELIEDSEVKCLISTIGGMNSNSMIPYLDFDLIREKRKIICGYSDVTSLHLSILKYSGLSTFYGPAIMTWFGEYPNGIEESIDSFLQASMNTNNSPREIKPFSRWSNHFRDWSNGDWKNIPREWSKNDGWRVLNAGKAEAEIVIANLNTLISSAGTNYFPELSGKILLIEEMAAPWSKEERSLTQLKLIGVFDQIAGLIMGKPEMPNNEGAPFDLNDLLLEIVGQRDYPIISEFDCSHTIPMHTIAQRVSVKIVANDDFDVRFEIKESFVE, encoded by the coding sequence ATGAAAATAATTAAGCCTTATAAGTTAGAAAAAGGAGATACAATTGGTATCTTCACTCCTTCATCTCCTGCTTATAAGGCTAATGAAGAGCTCTTTGTTAATGGTGTAAAAAATATTGAAGCACTAGGTTTCAAAGTGAAACTAGGAAGCCTTACTCAGAATAGATCATCGCAAGGTTATCGCTCAGGAACACCCAGAGAAAGAGCGAATGAGTTTATGGAGCTGATAGAAGATAGTGAAGTAAAGTGTCTTATATCAACAATTGGCGGAATGAATTCAAATAGTATGATTCCCTATTTAGATTTTGATCTAATCAGAGAGAAGAGAAAGATCATATGCGGATATAGTGATGTAACGTCACTCCATCTTTCGATTCTTAAATATTCTGGATTAAGTACATTCTATGGCCCAGCTATTATGACTTGGTTTGGAGAGTACCCAAATGGAATAGAAGAGAGTATCGACTCTTTTCTACAGGCCTCTATGAATACAAATAATTCACCTAGAGAAATAAAACCATTCTCTAGGTGGAGTAATCATTTTAGAGACTGGTCCAATGGTGATTGGAAGAATATTCCAAGAGAGTGGAGTAAGAACGATGGATGGCGTGTTTTAAATGCCGGTAAGGCAGAAGCTGAGATTGTCATTGCAAACCTAAACACTCTCATTTCAAGTGCTGGGACAAATTATTTCCCAGAGTTATCAGGAAAAATTCTACTAATTGAAGAAATGGCCGCGCCATGGTCAAAGGAAGAGAGAAGCTTGACGCAGCTTAAGCTCATAGGTGTTTTTGATCAAATTGCAGGATTGATTATGGGGAAACCCGAGATGCCTAATAATGAAGGTGCTCCCTTTGATCTTAATGATTTATTACTGGAAATTGTTGGACAGAGAGACTATCCAATCATATCTGAATTTGATTGCTCCCATACGATACCGATGCATACAATCGCTCAAAGAGTAAGTGTTAAGATTGTGGCCAATGATGATTTTGATGTTCGCTTTGAAATCAAAGAATCCTTTGTGGAGTAA
- a CDS encoding LysR family transcriptional regulator: MIKPEVLSIYVKLCETLSFSKTAEALNIPRSTVSDSIKRLEEDLGTELLKRTTRKVSVTDEGHLLYEKAQNVLSDLIDLESSFTGISSTVEGRVRVDMATILAERVIIPRLPEFSLQYPEIKLEIGSSDRDLDLVAEGIDFVIRAGKLKDSSLIAKRIGKHKIVNCVSRSYADTYGIPRSLDSLHKHYQVCYLQNFGSGKDGFEYLDGSRVKMIKMKTFATVNNTVSYQAACLAGLGIIQVPEIGILKYLESGEMIQVLKKYEMPPMNVYLLYTNRERIPSRVKVFMNWCEEILKEYLA, translated from the coding sequence ATGATTAAGCCTGAAGTATTAAGTATTTATGTAAAACTATGCGAGACTCTTTCCTTTTCTAAGACAGCAGAAGCATTGAATATTCCAAGATCCACTGTCTCTGATTCCATTAAGAGACTTGAAGAAGATCTTGGAACAGAGTTACTTAAAAGAACAACAAGAAAAGTATCAGTAACTGATGAAGGACATCTTCTGTATGAGAAGGCGCAGAATGTTCTAAGTGATTTAATAGACCTAGAATCTTCATTCACTGGTATATCAAGCACTGTTGAGGGGAGAGTTAGAGTTGATATGGCAACGATTCTCGCAGAGAGAGTCATCATTCCTCGCTTACCAGAATTTAGCTTACAATATCCTGAAATAAAATTAGAGATTGGATCTAGTGATAGGGATTTAGACCTCGTTGCAGAAGGCATTGATTTTGTTATTCGTGCTGGAAAGTTAAAAGATAGTAGTCTAATTGCTAAAAGAATAGGAAAGCATAAGATTGTAAATTGCGTAAGTCGCTCTTATGCTGATACGTACGGTATCCCTCGCTCCTTGGATTCGCTACATAAGCATTATCAAGTATGTTACTTACAGAATTTTGGCTCTGGTAAGGATGGCTTTGAGTATCTAGATGGAAGTCGTGTGAAAATGATTAAGATGAAGACATTTGCGACAGTCAATAATACAGTTTCTTATCAAGCGGCCTGCCTAGCTGGGCTAGGAATTATCCAAGTTCCTGAGATTGGGATTTTGAAATATCTTGAATCTGGAGAAATGATTCAAGTTTTAAAGAAATATGAGATGCCACCAATGAACGTCTACTTACTTTATACTAATCGAGAGAGGATACCTTCTCGTGTTAAGGTTTTTATGAATTGGTGTGAAGAGATCTTAAAAGAGTATTTGGCCTAA
- a CDS encoding SDR family NAD(P)-dependent oxidoreductase, with translation MKIALITGGSRGLGREAAINMAKKNTAVIITYLSNEVEAQKTVDQIKTLGGVAYALKLNTAKADSFDLFVSELTNLLQTNLKTKSIDYLLNNAGIGRYSSIIETSEDTFDELMNIHLKGVFFLTQKLIPLINSGGKILNISSGLTRFSYPGYAAYAMMKGAIEVFTRYLAVELGERRVNVNCLAPGAIETDFGNGAVRDNKELNNKIAEQTPLGRVGLPTDIGPIISELLCDEMKWINGQRIEASGGIHS, from the coding sequence ATGAAAATAGCACTTATTACAGGAGGAAGTAGAGGGTTAGGAAGAGAGGCCGCAATAAATATGGCAAAGAAAAATACGGCCGTCATCATAACTTATCTAAGCAATGAAGTTGAAGCTCAAAAAACTGTAGATCAAATAAAGACGCTAGGTGGAGTAGCTTATGCCCTTAAACTGAATACAGCAAAAGCCGATAGCTTTGATTTATTCGTAAGTGAGTTAACAAATTTATTGCAAACGAATTTAAAGACTAAAAGCATTGATTATCTACTAAATAATGCAGGAATTGGTCGCTATAGCTCAATTATAGAAACAAGTGAGGACACTTTTGATGAGTTAATGAATATTCATCTCAAGGGAGTCTTCTTTCTTACCCAAAAACTAATACCTTTAATTAACTCTGGTGGAAAGATATTAAACATCTCTTCTGGTCTAACGAGGTTTTCTTATCCAGGCTATGCCGCCTATGCAATGATGAAGGGTGCCATCGAAGTATTTACAAGGTACCTAGCAGTTGAACTTGGGGAAAGAAGAGTTAATGTAAATTGCCTCGCTCCTGGGGCGATCGAAACAGACTTTGGAAATGGTGCTGTTAGGGATAATAAAGAACTCAACAACAAGATTGCTGAGCAGACTCCTCTAGGCAGAGTTGGTCTACCCACTGATATTGGTCCAATTATTTCAGAGCTTCTGTGCGATGAGATGAAGTGGATTAATGGTCAAAGAATTGAAGCTTCAGGCGGGATTCATAGTTAG
- a CDS encoding response regulator transcription factor, translating to MNLLIVEDEKVLLDKYSDYLKEVFSSIRTARSKEDAFQLIEEHEFDVALIDYNLPDGKGLDILREYPKNGDAPVFIMLTAYSKERLAIECLNIGVYKYLEKPIDKKELIHTLIEAREEASNRDTIRSLKRKFTISERVANVLVEKYQISNRELEVLKSIIIHGKNKIVAEKLFISQGTVRNHLSNIFQKVHVNTKEQLNGLIEDLNSKN from the coding sequence ATGAACCTATTAATCGTAGAAGATGAAAAAGTTTTATTGGATAAGTACAGTGACTACCTAAAGGAAGTATTCTCTTCAATAAGAACAGCTAGAAGTAAAGAAGATGCCTTTCAACTTATTGAAGAGCACGAATTTGATGTGGCGTTAATTGACTACAACCTTCCCGACGGCAAGGGCCTAGATATACTTAGGGAATACCCTAAAAATGGTGATGCCCCAGTTTTTATAATGCTCACTGCTTACTCCAAGGAAAGACTTGCTATAGAGTGTTTAAATATTGGAGTCTATAAATATTTAGAAAAGCCAATTGATAAAAAAGAACTTATTCATACTTTAATTGAAGCTAGAGAAGAGGCTTCAAATAGGGATACAATAAGAAGTTTGAAAAGAAAATTTACTATTTCTGAAAGAGTTGCAAATGTGCTCGTTGAAAAGTATCAAATTTCAAATAGAGAGCTAGAAGTACTAAAGTCTATTATTATACATGGTAAGAATAAGATTGTGGCCGAAAAACTATTTATTAGCCAAGGGACAGTAAGGAACCACTTAAGCAATATTTTCCAAAAAGTACATGTAAATACAAAAGAGCAACTTAATGGATTAATTGAAGATCTTAACTCAAAGAATTAG
- a CDS encoding sensor histidine kinase, which translates to MGLRSTFLLLTFLIISVLLGGVGFILNDGQDQIEEDWQRSKKDLEKSLLIVNYISKYKLISSFPLNSMKEVSSTLNDLNNSYMQIAETDELSELKLSHPKKKLDRMKVLNRSLLLSRERLNKESIVEKQTWDEIEKKLSTEIVTRMKNGQEFLPGFKTTLSKWAQDIPFFEKVRNSLDISYVQQEKFQELKELMDFSDWLISWKNFEQTRDVNLKSKFTGAFEKIKSTKLNEKLKSHLIRSFENLQSIKFQIERTLSTKESIEAEIKSIKNEVSHHLNTHLVPSWQSFREIQLDLETRERADRLRIVVTSVIIIGVFILLIMCILFLRIFPQLKVLQDRAILVGKGDFSKRIDSKIPKNEIGQVMLAFNEMSTELNEYIIKQREIEEEKIKLLDSIQRMRKVSELGEYSAKMAHELKNPLAILMYCLDDAENFLKSKDFHLAKNELEKASHALERLKVVAGKLGSRNNLSVKEEISLRAMIKDLVSMYDSMASSAEVNINLNFDNENAKYAIYASKTELLGAISNILDNAIEYIVSHKSTSKKIEVSIEQVEDSIYIKISNEGGAIEESHKIFDSLYSSKEGIGRGMGIAIAQDVAKSIGGDLLYSHSDGLNCFTFKIPRKTNSLS; encoded by the coding sequence ATGGGACTACGCTCAACATTTCTTTTACTTACATTTTTAATTATTTCAGTCTTATTAGGTGGAGTTGGCTTTATTCTTAACGATGGGCAAGACCAAATCGAAGAAGATTGGCAAAGATCAAAAAAGGATCTTGAGAAAAGTCTTTTGATTGTAAATTATATTTCTAAGTATAAATTAATTTCAAGTTTTCCTCTTAATAGTATGAAGGAGGTTAGCTCTACCTTAAATGACTTAAATAATAGTTATATGCAGATCGCAGAGACTGATGAGTTAAGTGAGCTAAAGCTCTCTCACCCTAAGAAGAAATTAGATCGAATGAAAGTTCTAAATAGAAGTTTACTTCTAAGTAGAGAGCGATTGAATAAAGAGTCGATTGTAGAGAAACAAACATGGGATGAAATTGAAAAGAAATTGAGTACTGAAATTGTTACTCGAATGAAGAATGGGCAAGAGTTTCTACCAGGTTTCAAGACGACTCTTTCAAAGTGGGCACAGGATATACCATTTTTTGAAAAGGTCCGTAATTCTTTAGATATTTCCTATGTGCAACAGGAGAAATTTCAAGAGTTGAAAGAGTTAATGGATTTCTCGGATTGGCTAATCAGTTGGAAAAATTTTGAGCAAACTAGGGATGTAAACTTAAAAAGTAAATTTACTGGAGCCTTTGAGAAAATAAAATCTACAAAGTTAAATGAAAAATTAAAAAGTCATTTGATAAGAAGTTTTGAAAATCTACAGAGTATAAAGTTCCAAATAGAAAGAACTTTAAGTACTAAAGAGAGCATTGAAGCTGAGATAAAATCCATAAAGAATGAAGTTTCACATCATCTCAATACCCACCTTGTGCCTAGTTGGCAAAGTTTTCGTGAAATACAGCTAGATCTAGAAACGAGAGAGAGAGCCGATAGACTTCGAATTGTAGTTACTTCAGTCATTATTATTGGTGTTTTTATCTTACTAATAATGTGTATTTTATTTTTAAGAATTTTCCCTCAACTAAAAGTGTTACAAGATAGAGCAATTCTTGTTGGGAAAGGTGATTTTTCAAAGAGAATTGACAGTAAAATTCCAAAAAATGAGATAGGTCAAGTGATGTTGGCCTTCAATGAAATGAGTACAGAGCTTAACGAATATATTATAAAACAAAGAGAAATTGAAGAGGAGAAGATTAAGCTTTTAGATTCCATACAGAGGATGAGGAAGGTGAGTGAGCTAGGAGAGTATTCTGCTAAGATGGCCCATGAACTTAAAAATCCCTTGGCCATTTTGATGTATTGTTTAGATGATGCAGAGAATTTCTTAAAATCAAAAGATTTTCATCTCGCAAAGAATGAACTTGAAAAAGCTTCTCATGCTCTTGAGAGATTAAAAGTTGTTGCGGGAAAGTTAGGGTCTCGAAATAATCTTTCAGTCAAAGAGGAGATCTCCTTAAGGGCGATGATAAAAGACTTAGTTTCCATGTATGATTCAATGGCCAGTAGTGCTGAAGTTAATATTAATCTTAACTTTGATAACGAAAATGCGAAGTATGCTATTTATGCATCAAAAACTGAATTACTTGGAGCAATCTCTAATATATTAGATAATGCTATTGAATATATAGTAAGCCACAAAAGTACTTCAAAGAAGATTGAAGTCTCTATTGAGCAAGTAGAAGATAGTATTTACATTAAAATCTCTAATGAGGGAGGAGCCATAGAAGAGTCTCATAAGATATTCGATAGTCTCTACTCAAGTAAGGAAGGAATTGGAAGAGGGATGGGAATCGCTATTGCTCAAGACGTGGCCAAAAGTATTGGTGGAGATTTGCTCTATTCACATTCTGATGGGCTTAATTGTTTCACTTTCAAAATTCCTAGGAAGACTAATTCTTTGAGTTAA
- a CDS encoding DUF3124 domain-containing protein — MLEKVKTISIVISMITLVFLAKNFSQYLQPSKSYSVSYEVVEGLNEDISKSFKLNSDKKLIYSYVPAYSNIYESKGESLPMAITLSLRNIDLKNSLQIEKVLYYNTSGNLIRSYFKEGVTLAPLETREVFVQRSDVEGGSGANFIVIFSSKDKIIPPIFEAVMTSSGAYGKSYVFTSRGVIYSGQGEQSSTENTP; from the coding sequence ATGTTAGAGAAAGTAAAAACAATATCTATAGTTATAAGTATGATTACTCTTGTTTTTCTTGCAAAAAACTTTTCACAGTATTTACAACCTTCGAAATCTTATAGTGTTTCTTACGAAGTCGTTGAAGGGCTTAATGAAGATATCTCAAAGTCTTTTAAATTAAATAGCGATAAGAAATTGATCTATAGTTATGTTCCTGCATACTCAAATATTTATGAGTCAAAAGGTGAGAGCTTACCAATGGCCATTACCTTAAGTCTTAGGAATATAGATTTAAAGAACTCATTACAAATAGAAAAAGTTCTATATTATAATACTTCAGGTAATCTAATTAGAAGTTATTTTAAAGAGGGAGTTACCCTTGCTCCTCTAGAAACAAGAGAAGTCTTTGTTCAAAGAAGTGATGTTGAGGGAGGCTCTGGTGCTAACTTCATTGTAATCTTCTCTTCAAAAGATAAAATAATACCTCCAATATTTGAAGCGGTAATGACATCATCGGGTGCCTATGGAAAGTCATACGTCTTTACGAGTCGAGGTGTTATCTACTCTGGGCAAGGTGAGCAATCTAGCACCGAAAATACACCATAA
- a CDS encoding DNA-3-methyladenine glycosylase I encodes MVTAVKCEDGKKRCKWCIATPEYMSYHDTEWGFPVHDDQRLFEKICLEGFQSGLSWRTILTKRENFRKAFKNFDFNKVSKFKESDVERLLKDEGIIRHRGKIEATINNAKMAKLIIKEYDSLANYFWSFKPKQKRKSTKDISTSEESIALSKDLKRRGWKFVGPTTMYAFMQAMGMVNDHAKSCYLRDLV; translated from the coding sequence ATGGTTACGGCAGTAAAGTGTGAAGATGGAAAAAAGAGATGTAAGTGGTGTATAGCGACTCCAGAGTACATGAGCTATCACGATACAGAGTGGGGTTTTCCTGTACACGATGATCAAAGATTATTTGAGAAAATCTGTCTGGAAGGTTTTCAGTCTGGGCTGAGTTGGAGAACAATTCTAACTAAGAGAGAGAATTTTAGAAAGGCCTTTAAAAATTTTGACTTTAATAAAGTTTCAAAGTTTAAGGAAAGCGATGTCGAAAGACTTTTGAAAGATGAAGGTATTATTAGGCACCGTGGAAAAATTGAAGCTACTATCAATAATGCAAAAATGGCCAAGTTGATCATTAAAGAATATGACAGTCTTGCAAATTACTTTTGGAGCTTTAAGCCAAAACAAAAAAGAAAAAGCACTAAAGATATTTCGACTTCTGAAGAGTCAATCGCTCTATCTAAAGATTTAAAAAGAAGAGGCTGGAAGTTTGTGGGACCTACGACAATGTATGCTTTCATGCAAGCGATGGGAATGGTTAATGACCATGCAAAGAGTTGTTATTTGCGAGATTTAGTCTAG
- a CDS encoding pseudoazurin, which yields MKLNLFKILIMCLLFSKTFAATYEVKMLNKEGKELMIFNPSVLKINVGDTVKFLPSTRGHHPRSIFIPKDAKSWEMKGNKEIEVTFNKEGIYIYDCKNHYVMGMVGVIQVGKVMNLDHAIEFSNKYKKKVSMNKERLSEYLRELK from the coding sequence ATGAAGTTAAATTTATTCAAAATTCTTATTATGTGTCTTCTCTTTTCGAAAACTTTTGCCGCAACTTATGAGGTGAAAATGTTAAATAAAGAAGGAAAAGAGTTAATGATATTCAATCCAAGTGTTCTTAAGATTAATGTGGGAGACACTGTGAAATTTCTTCCATCAACAAGAGGACATCATCCTCGTTCGATTTTTATTCCAAAGGATGCAAAGAGTTGGGAGATGAAAGGGAATAAGGAAATTGAAGTAACCTTCAATAAAGAGGGGATTTATATCTATGATTGTAAAAATCATTATGTAATGGGAATGGTTGGAGTTATACAGGTTGGAAAAGTTATGAACTTAGATCATGCCATTGAATTTTCTAATAAATATAAGAAGAAAGTCTCTATGAATAAAGAAAGGTTGAGTGAGTACTTGAGAGAATTAAAATAA
- the katG gene encoding catalase/peroxidase HPI, with translation MKSRIVLMATLLSVVGCSTPEKKMDSHFGVGEAKPNRFWWPDQINLSPLRQHAKESSPMDKRFNYAKEFKKLNLDAVKADIRKVLTTSQDWWPADYGHYGPFFIRMAWHSAGTYRVMDGRGGAGGGQQRFEPLNSWPDNANLDKARRLLWPIKKKYGKKISWADLMVLTGNVSLEDMGFKTFGFAGGRTDDWEADLVYWGPETKWLDDKRYEGDRKLERPLAAVQMGLIYVNPEGPNGVPDPLLAAKDIRETFGRMAMDDEETAALIAGGHTFGKAHGAHKVEECVGKDPGSESIEKQGEGWINKCGKGHSEDTITSGLEGAWTATPTLWTTQYLDNLYAFTWKQTKSPAGAIQWVPEDENASNLVPDAHIEGKRHAPIMFTTDLALKRDPIYREITTRFRKNPKEFERAFAKAWFKLTHRDMGPLARYLGKDKPKEILSWQDPIPRRNHKLINKSEVASLKRSILRSGLTNQELVRTAWASAASFRGTDMRGGANGARVSLLPQRNWKVNNPEELTKVLAKLREVHEEFNGTLVGGKKVSFADVIVLGGAAAIEDSARKAGYKGISVPYKLGRMDATQAQTDVKSFGVLEPLADGFRNYFTEETMRTPTYMLVDKANMLSLTVPEMTVLIGGLRSLDANTNGVKHGVFTKRPGLLSNDFFVNLLDMRTKWEKSNTPGIYNGVERKSGKVLWTGTPVDLVFGSHAELRAIAEVYASDDAKYKFARDFVKAWSKVMQLDRFDIK, from the coding sequence ATGAAATCAAGAATCGTCTTGATGGCCACTCTACTTTCAGTAGTAGGTTGCTCTACGCCTGAAAAGAAAATGGATTCCCATTTTGGAGTAGGGGAAGCAAAGCCAAATAGATTTTGGTGGCCTGACCAGATTAATCTAAGCCCTCTAAGACAGCATGCTAAAGAATCAAGTCCAATGGACAAGAGATTTAACTATGCTAAGGAATTCAAAAAATTAAACCTAGATGCTGTTAAAGCAGATATTAGAAAAGTTTTAACAACATCTCAGGATTGGTGGCCAGCAGATTATGGTCATTACGGTCCTTTCTTCATTAGGATGGCCTGGCATAGTGCTGGTACGTATAGAGTTATGGACGGACGAGGTGGCGCCGGAGGTGGACAACAGAGATTTGAACCACTTAATAGTTGGCCGGACAATGCAAACTTAGATAAGGCGCGAAGACTCCTTTGGCCAATCAAGAAAAAGTACGGAAAGAAAATTTCATGGGCCGATCTAATGGTCTTAACAGGAAATGTTTCTCTTGAAGACATGGGATTTAAAACATTTGGTTTTGCCGGTGGACGTACAGATGATTGGGAAGCAGATCTAGTATATTGGGGACCAGAGACTAAGTGGTTAGATGATAAGAGATACGAAGGTGATAGAAAGCTTGAAAGACCATTGGCTGCAGTTCAAATGGGTCTTATCTATGTTAATCCTGAGGGGCCAAATGGGGTACCAGATCCTCTATTAGCAGCAAAAGATATTAGAGAGACATTTGGAAGAATGGCAATGGATGATGAAGAGACAGCGGCGTTAATTGCTGGTGGACATACTTTTGGTAAGGCCCACGGTGCTCATAAAGTAGAAGAGTGTGTCGGAAAAGACCCAGGTTCTGAGAGTATTGAAAAGCAAGGCGAAGGTTGGATCAATAAGTGTGGTAAAGGTCATAGTGAAGATACAATTACTTCCGGTCTTGAAGGTGCATGGACAGCAACACCAACACTTTGGACGACACAGTATTTAGATAATCTCTATGCATTTACTTGGAAACAAACTAAGAGTCCTGCTGGGGCAATTCAGTGGGTTCCTGAAGATGAGAATGCATCAAATCTAGTTCCTGATGCTCACATTGAAGGAAAGAGACATGCGCCAATCATGTTTACAACTGACCTGGCATTAAAGAGAGATCCTATTTATAGAGAGATCACAACTCGTTTTAGAAAGAATCCTAAAGAGTTTGAAAGAGCATTTGCTAAAGCATGGTTTAAACTTACTCATAGAGATATGGGGCCATTGGCGAGATACCTAGGTAAAGATAAGCCTAAGGAGATTCTTTCTTGGCAAGATCCTATTCCAAGAAGAAATCATAAGCTAATTAATAAATCAGAAGTAGCTTCTTTAAAAAGATCTATTTTAAGATCAGGACTTACAAATCAAGAGCTAGTTAGAACTGCGTGGGCATCAGCGGCTTCATTTAGAGGAACTGATATGCGCGGAGGTGCTAACGGTGCCAGAGTAAGCTTACTTCCACAAAGAAATTGGAAAGTGAATAACCCTGAAGAGCTTACAAAAGTATTAGCAAAGCTTAGAGAAGTTCATGAAGAGTTTAATGGTACTTTAGTTGGTGGAAAGAAAGTTTCTTTTGCTGACGTTATCGTACTTGGTGGGGCAGCTGCTATTGAAGATTCTGCAAGAAAAGCAGGCTATAAAGGAATTAGTGTTCCATATAAGCTTGGTAGAATGGATGCTACTCAAGCACAAACTGATGTGAAGTCATTTGGTGTTCTTGAGCCACTAGCAGATGGATTTAGAAACTACTTTACAGAAGAAACGATGAGAACTCCTACTTATATGTTAGTTGATAAAGCAAATATGCTCTCTCTAACAGTTCCAGAGATGACGGTACTTATTGGTGGTTTGAGATCTTTAGATGCTAATACTAATGGAGTAAAGCATGGAGTTTTTACTAAGAGACCTGGGCTTCTTTCGAATGATTTCTTTGTAAATCTTCTCGATATGAGAACAAAGTGGGAAAAGTCAAATACTCCTGGAATTTACAATGGAGTTGAAAGAAAGTCGGGGAAAGTTCTTTGGACAGGAACACCTGTTGATTTAGTATTTGGTTCTCATGCGGAATTAAGGGCCATTGCAGAAGTCTATGCTTCTGATGATGCTAAATATAAATTTGCAAGAGATTTTGTTAAAGCGTGGTCAAAAGTTATGCAGCTCGATCGCTTTGATATTAAATAA